Proteins from one Meriones unguiculatus strain TT.TT164.6M chromosome 10, Bangor_MerUng_6.1, whole genome shotgun sequence genomic window:
- the Sprr1b gene encoding cornifin-B: MSSHQQTQPCTAPPQLHEQQVKQPCQPPPQEPCVSQIKEPCHPKAPEPCHPKAPEPCLPKAPEPCHPKAPEPCLPKAPEPCHPKAPEPCLPKAPEPCLPKAPEPCPSTVIPVLAQQKTKQK; this comes from the coding sequence ATGAGTTCACACCAGCAGACGCAGCCCTGCACAGCTCCTCCCCAACTGCATGAGCAGCAAGTgaaacagccttgccagccaCCACCTCAGGAGCCATGTGTCTCCCAAATCAAGGAGCCCTGCCACCCCAAGGCTCCTGAGCCCTGCCACCCCAAGGCTCCTGAGCCCTGCCTCCCCAAGGCTCCTGAGCCCTGCCACCCCAAGGCTCCTGAGCCCTGCCTCCCCAAAGCTCCTGAGCCCTGCCACCCCAAGGCTCCTGAGCCCTGCCTCCCCAAGGCTCCTGAGCCCTGCCTCCCCAAGGCTCCTGAACCCTGCCCCTCAACTGTCATTCCAGTACTAGCCCAACAGAAGACAAAGCAAAAGTAA